A window from Drosophila kikkawai strain 14028-0561.14 chromosome 2L, DkikHiC1v2, whole genome shotgun sequence encodes these proteins:
- the lwr gene encoding SUMO-conjugating enzyme UBC9-B yields the protein MSGIAITRLGEERKAWRKDHPFGFVARPAKNPDGTLNLMIWECAIPGKKSTPWEGGLYKLRMIFKDDYPTSPPKCKFEPPLFHPNVYPSGTVCLSLLDEEKDWRPAITIKQILLGIQDLLNEPNIKDPAQAEAYTIYCQNRLEYEKRVRAQARAMAATE from the coding sequence ATGTCTGGCATCGCCATTACACGGCTGGGGGAGGAGCGCAAGGCCTGGCGCAAGGATCACCCGTTCGGCTTTGTGGCCCGACCGGCCAAGAACCCGGACGGCACCCTCAACCTGATGATCTGGGAGTGCGCCATTCCCGGCAAGAAGTCGACACCTTGGGAGGGCGGCCTCTACAAGCTGCGCATGATCTTCAAGGACGACTATCCCACTTCGCCGCCAAAGTGCAAGTTCGAGCCGCCATTGTTCCATCCCAACGTGTACCCATCGGGCACCGTGTGCCTGTCGCTGCTCGATGAGGAGAAGGACTGGCGTCCCGCCATTACCATCAAACAGATTCTGCTGGGCATTCAGGACCTGCTGAACGAGCCCAATATTAAGGATCCGGCCCAGGCGGAGGCCTACACCATCTACTGCCAGAACCGGTTGGAGTATGAGAAGCGTGTGCGTGCCCAGGCCCGTGCCATGGCGGCCACCGAGTAA
- the LOC108074350 gene encoding minor histocompatibility antigen H13 yields the protein MAEGVIGTVKDAIKGILENVSGGGAPKNESAPPPAEKVPSTPEGMAVAYGSLVVMAMLPIIFGSIRSVKLHKLKKSTGEKADTMTKKDAMYFPLIASAALFGLYLFFKVFQKVHINYLLTGYFFVLGVIALAHLLSPVINSLMPAAVPKVPFHILFTKGEGKHKEDIVNYKFSTHDIVCLVISSVIGVWYLLKKHWIANNLFGLAFAINGVEMLHLNNFVTGVILLSGLFFYDIFWVFGTNVMVTVAKSFEAPIKLVFPQDLIEHGLNASNFAMLGLGDIVIPGIFIALLLRFDDSKKRKTRIYFYSTLIAYFLGLLATIFVMHVFKHAQPALLYLVPACMGTPLLVALVRGELKVLFAYEDHPEEKPEKKEKKDKEESTSSSSGSKKKESKKAK from the exons ATGGCTGAGGGAGTGATTGGAACCGTTAAGGATGCCATCAAGGGCATCCTCGAAAATGTGAGCGGCGGAGGCGCGCCAAAGAACGAGTCGGCCCCGCCGCCGGCGGAGAAGGTGCCATCAACGCCCGAGGGAATGGCGGTTGCCTACGGAAGCCTGGTGGTGATGGCTATGCTGCCCATCATCTTTGGCTCCATACGCTCCGTGAAGCTGCACAAGCTGAAGAAG TCGACGGGCGAGAAGGCCGATACGATGACCAAGAAGGACGCCATGTACTTCCCGCTGATCGCGTCGGCGGCCCTGTTCGGCCTGTACCTGTTCTTCAAGGTGTTCCAGAAGGTGCACATCAACTACCTGCTCACCGGGTACTTCTTTGTGCTGGGCGTGATTGCGCTGGCGCACCTGCTCAGCCCGGTGATCAACTCGCTGATGCCGGCGGCGGTGCCCAAGGTACCGTTCCACATCCTGTTCACCAAGGGCGAGGGCAAGCACAAGGAGGACATTGTGAACTACAAGTTCTCCACGCACGACATTGTCTGTCTGGTGATCTCCTCGGTGATCGGTGTGTGGTATCTGCTGAAGAAGCACTGGATCGCCAACAATCTCTTTGGTCTGGCCTTTGCCATCAACGGCGTGGAGATGCTTCACCTGAACAACTTTGTCACGGGCGTGATCCTGCTGAGCGGCCTGTTCTTCTACGACATCTTCTGGGTCTTTGGCACCAATGTGATGGTCACGGTGGCCAAGAGCTTCGAGGCACCGATCAAGCTAGTGTTCCCCCAGGATCTCATCGAGCACGGACTGAATGCCTCGAACTTTGCCATGCTGGGACTGGGCGACATCGTCATTCCGGGCATCTTCATTGCCCTGCTGCTGCGCTTCGACGACAGCAAGAAGCGCAAGACGCGCATTTATTTTTACTCCACGCTGATTGCCTACTTCCTGGGCCTGCTGGCCACCATCTTTGTGATGCACGTCTTTAAGCATGCTCAGCCGGCGCTGCTCTACCTTGTGCCCGCCTGCATGGGCACGCCGCTGCTGGTGGCGCTCGTCCGCGGCGAGCTGAAGGTTCTGTTTGC CTACGAAGACCATCCCGAGGAGAAGCCCgagaagaaggagaagaaggacAAGGAGGAGAGCACATCCAGCTCGTCCGGcagcaaaaagaaggagtccAAGAAGGCCAAGTAA
- the nAChRbeta3 gene encoding neuronal acetylcholine receptor subunit beta-3 isoform X2, translating into MWAVICDAEQSSHWRYQSRDRGHVPSRRAELSYARESRERALDRRLYSRHFQTNPTMKASLKIKTPTSGMELLLLGLAAASVPGATADSNIGGVKALDRLHAGLFLKYDSLVQPQFEGVPTPVSLGLVINYIDIEEINGKMTVHCYLNIRWKDENLVWQPSEYDNISQIIVRSSEVWTPQITLFNGDEGGLLADTQVLVGSNGNLLRVPPAVYTAYCNLNMQNWPQDEQTCTLQIGSWGLKNIVAENITGKDTSMDYDELVQSPEWEIVDSKAKFINQDFYGYMEYTLTAKRRSSMYTAVIYTPASCIVILALAAFWLPPHMGGEKIMINGLLIIVIAAFLMYFAQLVPVMANKTPLVVIFYSTTLLLLSVSTIIEVAVLYLATVKHKRRIPDVLRKLLHGKVGTWLLLSHFCTQPAPQQTEKTNELYEQQQDQEQHVYENDDDEATNPLDINPSEVPAYKAIQFDWALLATAVDRVFFVVYSLAFLILAITCAV; encoded by the exons ATGTGGGCCGTTATCTGCGACGCCGAGCAGAGCAGTCACTGGCGATATCAGAGCCGCGACCGCGGCCATGTGCCAAGTCGGAGAGCCGAGCTCAGTTACGCACGAGAGTCCAGGGAGCGAGCATTGGATAGGAGGCTTTACTCGAGACACTTCCAAACGAACCCAACCATGAAGGCGAGCCTGAAGATAAAGACACCGACTTCCGGCATGGAACTACTGCTACTGGGCTTGGCAGCAGCTTCCGTGCCAGGCGCCACTGCTG ACTCGAATATTGGCGGTGTGAAGGCCTTGGATCGCCTCCATGCTGGGCTATTCCTCAAGTATGACAGCCTGGTGCAGCCGCAGTTCGAAGGCGTGCCCACGCCCGTCTCGCTGGGTCTGGTGATCAACTACATAGACATCGAGGAAATCAACGGCAAGATGACCGTTCACTGCTATCTGAATATC CGCTGGAAGGACGAGAACCTGGTCTGGCAGCCCTCGGAGTACGACAACATATCGCAAATCATTGTGCGGTCCAGTGAGGTGTGGACGCCGCAGATCACGCTCTTCAATGGCGACGAGGGTGGCCTCTTGGCAGACACCCAGGTCTTGGTGGGCTCCAATGGGAACCTGCTGAGGGTTCCTCCGGCCGTGTATACCGCCTATTGCAACCTCAACATGCAGAATTGGCCGCAGGACGAGCAAACGTGCACCTTACAGATCGGCTCGTGGGGCTTGAAGAACATTGTGGCGGAGAACATAACGGGCAAGGACACATCGATGGACTACGATGAGCTGGTGCAGTCGCCCGAGTGGGAAATAGTGGACTCCAAGGCGAAGTTTATCAACCAGGACTTTTACGGCTACATGGAGTACACGCTGACGGCGAAGCGCAGGTCCTCCATGTACACCGCTGTCATTTATACGCCGGCGTCTTGCATTGTCATTCTGGCCCTGGCCGCCTTCTGGCTGCCGCCGCACATGGGCGGCGAGAAGATTATGATCAATGGATTGCTAATCATCGTCATAGCCGCCTTCTTGATGTACTTTGCCCAGCTGGTGCCGGTGATGGCCAACAAGACGCCTCTCGTTG TTATCTTCTACAGCACCACGCTTCTGCTGCTGAGCGTGTCCACGATCATCGAGGTGGCCGTGCTCTACCTGGCCACCGTCAAGCACAAGAGACGCATCCCTGATGTGCTGAGGAAGCTCCTCCACGGCAAAGTCGGCACCTGGCTGCTGCTCTCGCATTTCTGCACCCAGCCAGCGCCGCAGCAGACGGAGAAGACCAACGAGCTGtacgagcagcagcaggatcagGAGCAGCATGTGTACGAAAACGACGATGACGAGGCAACGAATCCCTTGGACATCAATCCCAGCGAGGTGCCCGCCTACAAGGCCATCCAGTTCGATTGGGCGCTGCTGGCCACCGCCGTGGATCGCGTTTTCTTCGTGGTCTACAGCCTGGCCTTCCTCATCCTGGCCATAACGTGTGCTGTCTAG
- the nAChRbeta3 gene encoding neuronal acetylcholine receptor subunit beta-3 isoform X1: MWAVICDAEQSSHWRYQSRDRGHVPSRRAELSYARESRERALDRRLYSRHFQTNPTMKASLKIKTPTSGMELLLLGLAAASVPGATAADSNIGGVKALDRLHAGLFLKYDSLVQPQFEGVPTPVSLGLVINYIDIEEINGKMTVHCYLNIRWKDENLVWQPSEYDNISQIIVRSSEVWTPQITLFNGDEGGLLADTQVLVGSNGNLLRVPPAVYTAYCNLNMQNWPQDEQTCTLQIGSWGLKNIVAENITGKDTSMDYDELVQSPEWEIVDSKAKFINQDFYGYMEYTLTAKRRSSMYTAVIYTPASCIVILALAAFWLPPHMGGEKIMINGLLIIVIAAFLMYFAQLVPVMANKTPLVVIFYSTTLLLLSVSTIIEVAVLYLATVKHKRRIPDVLRKLLHGKVGTWLLLSHFCTQPAPQQTEKTNELYEQQQDQEQHVYENDDDEATNPLDINPSEVPAYKAIQFDWALLATAVDRVFFVVYSLAFLILAITCAV; encoded by the exons ATGTGGGCCGTTATCTGCGACGCCGAGCAGAGCAGTCACTGGCGATATCAGAGCCGCGACCGCGGCCATGTGCCAAGTCGGAGAGCCGAGCTCAGTTACGCACGAGAGTCCAGGGAGCGAGCATTGGATAGGAGGCTTTACTCGAGACACTTCCAAACGAACCCAACCATGAAGGCGAGCCTGAAGATAAAGACACCGACTTCCGGCATGGAACTACTGCTACTGGGCTTGGCAGCAGCTTCCGTGCCAGGCGCCACTGCTG CAGACTCGAATATTGGCGGTGTGAAGGCCTTGGATCGCCTCCATGCTGGGCTATTCCTCAAGTATGACAGCCTGGTGCAGCCGCAGTTCGAAGGCGTGCCCACGCCCGTCTCGCTGGGTCTGGTGATCAACTACATAGACATCGAGGAAATCAACGGCAAGATGACCGTTCACTGCTATCTGAATATC CGCTGGAAGGACGAGAACCTGGTCTGGCAGCCCTCGGAGTACGACAACATATCGCAAATCATTGTGCGGTCCAGTGAGGTGTGGACGCCGCAGATCACGCTCTTCAATGGCGACGAGGGTGGCCTCTTGGCAGACACCCAGGTCTTGGTGGGCTCCAATGGGAACCTGCTGAGGGTTCCTCCGGCCGTGTATACCGCCTATTGCAACCTCAACATGCAGAATTGGCCGCAGGACGAGCAAACGTGCACCTTACAGATCGGCTCGTGGGGCTTGAAGAACATTGTGGCGGAGAACATAACGGGCAAGGACACATCGATGGACTACGATGAGCTGGTGCAGTCGCCCGAGTGGGAAATAGTGGACTCCAAGGCGAAGTTTATCAACCAGGACTTTTACGGCTACATGGAGTACACGCTGACGGCGAAGCGCAGGTCCTCCATGTACACCGCTGTCATTTATACGCCGGCGTCTTGCATTGTCATTCTGGCCCTGGCCGCCTTCTGGCTGCCGCCGCACATGGGCGGCGAGAAGATTATGATCAATGGATTGCTAATCATCGTCATAGCCGCCTTCTTGATGTACTTTGCCCAGCTGGTGCCGGTGATGGCCAACAAGACGCCTCTCGTTG TTATCTTCTACAGCACCACGCTTCTGCTGCTGAGCGTGTCCACGATCATCGAGGTGGCCGTGCTCTACCTGGCCACCGTCAAGCACAAGAGACGCATCCCTGATGTGCTGAGGAAGCTCCTCCACGGCAAAGTCGGCACCTGGCTGCTGCTCTCGCATTTCTGCACCCAGCCAGCGCCGCAGCAGACGGAGAAGACCAACGAGCTGtacgagcagcagcaggatcagGAGCAGCATGTGTACGAAAACGACGATGACGAGGCAACGAATCCCTTGGACATCAATCCCAGCGAGGTGCCCGCCTACAAGGCCATCCAGTTCGATTGGGCGCTGCTGGCCACCGCCGTGGATCGCGTTTTCTTCGTGGTCTACAGCCTGGCCTTCCTCATCCTGGCCATAACGTGTGCTGTCTAG